Proteins encoded in a region of the Devosia sp. RR2S18 genome:
- a CDS encoding lipid II:glycine glycyltransferase FemX has product MSAIAERLVDAGDAAHSGAQSKGLLVPKLETRIVSGAEWDRTIAGFDEVCQEQLYVFSVNRWPSVSPEPMLFLLHGEVVGGSMMMIQRLPLGLGRIAVSKWGPMLKDRIRADAQALHAGMVEALIADYADRRGQMLSVLPRASTEPVNHEYAHLVERGFRRGSQLLFPNRYIVNLRLTDAEQRKSFAQKWRYHLNKSEKAGLTFEHASAEALPEFEALYAAMTDRKQFSDHSAYDTMPALMAMDADLRPELFFVRHGGELVAGAIIFKGGDRAVYLYGATNDKALPLRAGYFLHWHVIRWLRDNTSAEWYDLGGTDGFQGLHQFKKGMVGDAGVIVPVPPVANYASRKLAFLLGAGAFAARDVFHALQRKLDGWRNPKTRPTQARSASEEAGQ; this is encoded by the coding sequence ATGAGTGCGATCGCCGAGAGATTGGTGGATGCCGGGGACGCTGCGCATTCTGGAGCGCAATCGAAAGGCCTGCTCGTACCTAAGCTGGAGACGCGGATCGTCAGCGGTGCCGAATGGGACCGCACCATCGCTGGCTTTGACGAGGTCTGCCAGGAGCAGCTCTATGTCTTCTCGGTAAATCGTTGGCCATCCGTCAGCCCCGAGCCGATGCTGTTCCTGCTCCATGGCGAAGTCGTGGGCGGATCAATGATGATGATCCAGCGCCTGCCGCTCGGTCTCGGGCGCATTGCGGTCTCCAAATGGGGGCCCATGCTGAAGGACCGCATAAGGGCTGATGCGCAGGCCCTGCATGCCGGTATGGTCGAGGCCCTGATAGCCGACTACGCCGACCGGCGGGGCCAAATGCTCTCGGTGCTGCCGCGAGCCTCGACCGAGCCGGTGAACCACGAATATGCGCATCTCGTCGAGCGGGGTTTTCGCCGCGGATCGCAATTGCTGTTCCCCAACCGCTACATCGTCAATCTGCGCCTGACGGATGCGGAACAGCGCAAGAGCTTCGCGCAGAAGTGGCGCTATCACCTAAACAAATCGGAAAAGGCCGGTCTCACCTTTGAACATGCCAGTGCGGAGGCTTTGCCGGAGTTCGAAGCACTGTACGCTGCAATGACCGACCGCAAGCAGTTCTCCGATCACTCTGCCTACGACACCATGCCGGCGCTGATGGCTATGGATGCCGATCTGCGGCCCGAGTTGTTCTTTGTGCGGCACGGGGGAGAGCTTGTTGCCGGCGCTATTATCTTCAAGGGCGGGGACCGCGCCGTTTATCTCTATGGCGCAACCAACGACAAGGCGCTACCACTGCGCGCCGGCTACTTCCTCCATTGGCATGTCATTCGCTGGCTGCGCGATAACACGAGTGCCGAATGGTACGATCTGGGCGGCACCGACGGCTTTCAGGGCCTGCATCAGTTCAAGAAGGGAATGGTCGGCGATGCCGGCGTCATCGTGCCGGTCCCGCCCGTCGCCAATTATGCCAGCCGGAAACTGGCGTTCCTCCTGGGTGCTGGCGCCTTTGCGGCGCGTGACGTCTTTCATGCATTGCAGCGAAAACTAGACGGCTGGCGCAATCCGAAGACGAGGCCAACTCAGGCGCGCAGCGCCAGCGAGGAGGCGGGGCAATGA
- a CDS encoding YjbE family putative metal transport protein (Members of this highly hydrophobic protein family,regularly are found preceded by the yybP-ykoY manganese riboswitch (see RF00080). A metal cation transport function is proposed.), whose protein sequence is MFGIDPSFFSSLLQVILIDLVLAGDNAVVIGLAAAGLAQDLRRKAILIGILAATVLRICFALVTTQLLSLGGGLLIAGGILLLYVCWKMYRELSVSHEAEGEATEALAGADLNADGTVAGKAPRKTLRQAVIQIIIADVSMSLDNVLAVAGAAQHHFEALVFGLALSVVLMGVAATFIARLLHRFRWIAWVGLVIILFVALRMVLEGAGEFITIPEIPFVYTPHAAAEAAAH, encoded by the coding sequence ATGTTCGGTATCGACCCGAGCTTTTTCAGCTCGTTGCTGCAAGTCATCCTGATTGACCTCGTGCTCGCCGGTGACAATGCGGTGGTGATCGGATTGGCCGCTGCCGGGCTCGCGCAAGACCTGAGGCGGAAGGCGATTCTGATCGGGATTCTGGCGGCAACAGTGCTGCGCATCTGTTTCGCGCTTGTCACCACGCAATTGCTTTCTCTTGGCGGTGGCCTGTTGATCGCCGGCGGCATCCTGCTGCTCTATGTCTGCTGGAAGATGTATCGCGAGCTTTCGGTCTCACACGAGGCGGAAGGAGAGGCGACCGAAGCCCTGGCCGGTGCCGATCTCAATGCGGATGGCACGGTCGCGGGCAAGGCGCCGCGCAAGACCCTGCGCCAAGCGGTTATCCAGATCATCATTGCCGATGTTTCGATGTCGCTGGATAATGTGCTGGCTGTCGCTGGCGCCGCCCAGCATCACTTCGAAGCGCTAGTCTTCGGTCTGGCGCTCTCGGTGGTGCTCATGGGCGTTGCTGCGACCTTCATTGCCCGCCTGTTGCATCGCTTCCGGTGGATCGCCTGGGTCGGTCTCGTGATCATTCTCTTTGTCGCCCTGCGCATGGTTCTTGAGGGCGCGGGCGAGTTCATCACCATTCCGGAAATCCCATTCGTCTATACGCCACACGCTGCAGCCGAGGCCGCTGCTCATTAG